From a single Candidatus Kryptoniota bacterium genomic region:
- a CDS encoding glycosyltransferase — MKKVLIVSYYFPPSGGPGVQRVLKFVKYLPSFGYEPSVLTVADGDFPAVDESLLKSIPEGAKVYRTKIFEPYGIYRKLTGKKRGAAVDVENIPSGKKRGIAEKISEFIRSTFFIPDARIGWYPYALRKGLDIVKKEKIDILYSSSPPYTSAVIAGKLQAKTGIPWVMGLRDPWTGFISAPKRWFIPAAIDRRMERNSISNAKSVDVAWEGIGTDLQNKYPDLDKSKLEYIPNGFDSEDYPAIEKTKNKAFTITYTGSLYGKRNPRLLLDAITRLKNEGRIQTDKLRLVFAGRFGAEVREMFEHPELRGMIEVKEYVPHEESIRLLLRSDLLALIVDESPLSREIVPGKVFEYIGSRNPIIAFAPDGAAARIIRSTGSGIVVGPGDLDAAMSAIMAFYLRFIGDREGGPGYGGDFKPVGEAIMAYDRKEATRKLALLFTKILERNQ, encoded by the coding sequence ATGAAGAAAGTTCTCATTGTGTCATATTATTTTCCTCCTTCGGGCGGGCCGGGAGTTCAGCGGGTATTAAAGTTTGTGAAATATCTGCCGTCATTTGGTTATGAACCGTCTGTACTCACCGTCGCGGATGGTGATTTCCCGGCTGTAGACGAGTCACTCCTGAAATCAATTCCTGAAGGAGCCAAAGTATACCGAACAAAGATCTTCGAACCCTACGGTATCTACAGAAAACTGACCGGGAAAAAGAGGGGTGCCGCAGTGGATGTTGAGAATATTCCATCGGGGAAAAAGAGGGGAATCGCGGAGAAGATTTCAGAATTCATCCGCTCGACTTTCTTCATACCCGATGCGCGAATTGGATGGTACCCTTACGCTCTGCGAAAAGGGCTCGACATCGTCAAGAAGGAGAAGATTGACATTCTGTATTCCAGCTCCCCTCCATACACTTCAGCCGTGATTGCGGGCAAGCTCCAGGCGAAGACCGGCATTCCCTGGGTGATGGGATTACGTGATCCGTGGACAGGATTTATATCTGCACCAAAGCGGTGGTTCATTCCTGCGGCCATCGACCGGCGTATGGAACGGAATTCGATTTCAAATGCCAAGAGTGTAGACGTGGCCTGGGAGGGAATCGGAACAGATCTTCAGAATAAATATCCCGATCTCGATAAGTCGAAACTGGAATACATACCTAACGGCTTCGACTCTGAAGATTATCCGGCAATCGAGAAGACAAAGAACAAGGCATTCACAATCACTTATACCGGCTCATTGTACGGTAAGAGAAACCCGCGCCTTCTCCTTGACGCGATAACCCGGCTCAAGAACGAAGGCAGGATTCAAACCGACAAGCTGAGACTTGTATTCGCCGGCAGGTTTGGAGCAGAGGTAAGGGAGATGTTCGAGCATCCGGAACTCCGAGGCATGATCGAAGTGAAGGAATATGTTCCTCATGAAGAAAGCATCCGGCTCCTTCTACGATCGGACCTGCTCGCCCTGATCGTCGATGAGTCTCCGCTCAGCCGGGAAATTGTTCCGGGTAAAGTGTTTGAATATATTGGATCGCGAAATCCAATAATTGCATTTGCCCCTGATGGGGCAGCGGCGAGGATCATAAGAAGCACCGGGAGCGGGATAGTCGTTGGACCGGGCGACCTCGACGCGGCAATGTCGGCGATAATGGCATTTTATTTGCGTTTCATCGGCGACAGAGAAGGAGGTCCGGGATATGGCGGAGATTTCAAGCCGGTGGGAGAAGCGATCATGGCATACGACCGGAAGGAAGCGACGCGCAAACTTGCACTTTTGTTCACAAAAATCCTAGAGAGAAACCAATGA
- a CDS encoding class I SAM-dependent methyltransferase — translation MKYEPIKDKLSSIIGDSTFLRRALYALLGIIFLREWHVKRGLRKTMRELKPRTILDAGSGFGQYSYYVAKNSDAEVLGVDINGDEVEKCNKFAGAMRIARLSFQQGDLEKLEIDRKFDLVISVDVMEHIKNDLQVFTNFFRLLSAGGKVLISTPSNFGGSNVHEEGEHSFIDEHYRDGYTESDITSKLESAGFKIESIRYTYGKIGSWYWNLAVRIPVRLLNRSFGFMLVLPFYYILVFPFALVFMTFDYYFPPEKGSGLLVIARKGG, via the coding sequence TTGAAATACGAGCCAATAAAAGACAAACTAAGCTCAATCATCGGAGATAGTACGTTCTTGAGACGCGCTCTCTATGCCCTCCTTGGAATAATCTTCCTTCGCGAATGGCATGTGAAACGCGGGCTGCGGAAGACCATGCGTGAATTGAAGCCGCGAACCATACTCGACGCGGGAAGTGGATTCGGTCAATACTCATATTATGTTGCAAAGAATTCGGACGCCGAAGTACTCGGAGTGGATATTAACGGGGACGAGGTGGAGAAGTGCAACAAATTTGCCGGAGCGATGCGGATCGCCCGACTTTCATTTCAACAGGGGGATCTTGAAAAACTCGAGATCGACCGAAAATTCGACCTGGTAATTTCCGTCGATGTGATGGAGCATATCAAGAACGACTTGCAGGTGTTCACGAATTTCTTCAGGCTCCTTTCGGCTGGTGGAAAAGTCCTGATCTCCACGCCAAGCAACTTTGGAGGATCGAACGTTCACGAAGAAGGGGAGCATTCTTTCATCGATGAGCACTACAGGGACGGGTACACCGAGAGCGATATCACGTCGAAGCTCGAATCAGCCGGCTTCAAAATCGAGTCTATCCGATACACTTACGGGAAGATAGGGTCATGGTACTGGAATCTGGCAGTGAGGATCCCGGTTCGTCTACTGAACAGGAGTTTCGGATTTATGCTGGTTCTTCCGTTTTATTACATTCTCGTTTTTCCATTCGCACTCGTGTTCATGACATTCGACTATTACTTCCCTCCTGAAAAGGGGAGTGGACTCCTTGTCATTGCGCGTAAAGGCGGATAA
- a CDS encoding glycosyltransferase family 9 protein: MSSNETRNGVFGGEVVKTDCRFFRGYVPCKPNKLYGVHCSNCDYYQPIRERILIIKLGALGDVIRTTPLVRKLKALHPQAEIWWLTHAPDFLPDEVDRKLKFDVSSILQIEETEFDYLFSLDKDYEAAALALKVKARVKRGFVLRDGKTIPIDGLSDHKYLTGLFDDLNKANRKNYLQETFEMCGLTFAGEKYWLSNFDSDGYKWELGLAHPLIGLNTGCGGRWTSRLWSEENWSRVASELISKGFGVVLLGGEQENERNKSVAASSGALYPGFFPLKQFINLVDQVDLVVTGVTMGLHIAIGLNKKVVLINNIFNKYEFELYGLGKIVEPEKECKCFFLPKCTNKDYFCLDHLSPQKVLQAVSEVWESQPAVPSAK, translated from the coding sequence ATGTCGTCGAACGAAACCCGAAACGGGGTTTTCGGTGGAGAGGTTGTCAAAACCGACTGCCGCTTTTTCCGCGGATACGTCCCTTGCAAGCCCAATAAGCTTTACGGTGTACATTGCAGCAACTGTGACTACTACCAGCCGATCAGGGAGCGAATACTAATAATCAAACTCGGTGCCCTCGGTGATGTAATAAGGACTACGCCGTTAGTCAGGAAATTGAAGGCGCTTCATCCGCAGGCAGAGATATGGTGGCTCACCCATGCTCCAGATTTCCTCCCGGATGAAGTAGACCGCAAATTGAAGTTCGACGTGTCGTCAATCCTCCAGATCGAGGAAACTGAGTTTGACTACCTCTTTTCGCTTGACAAAGACTACGAGGCGGCCGCTCTCGCATTGAAAGTCAAGGCGCGCGTCAAGCGGGGCTTCGTGCTGCGAGATGGAAAAACTATTCCCATCGACGGGCTTTCCGATCATAAGTACTTGACAGGATTGTTCGACGATCTCAACAAGGCAAACAGGAAAAATTATCTCCAGGAAACGTTCGAGATGTGCGGGCTTACGTTTGCGGGGGAAAAATACTGGCTGTCAAACTTTGATTCGGACGGCTACAAATGGGAACTGGGTTTGGCTCATCCTCTTATAGGACTTAACACGGGCTGCGGCGGAAGATGGACCAGCAGGCTGTGGAGCGAAGAGAATTGGTCGCGAGTAGCATCGGAACTGATCTCGAAGGGCTTTGGAGTGGTTTTGCTCGGAGGTGAGCAGGAGAACGAACGCAACAAATCTGTAGCCGCGTCAAGCGGCGCACTTTACCCGGGCTTCTTCCCTTTGAAACAATTCATCAATCTCGTCGACCAGGTTGACCTAGTAGTAACGGGAGTCACCATGGGACTCCATATAGCAATCGGCTTGAACAAGAAAGTCGTTCTCATAAACAATATTTTCAACAAATATGAATTCGAGCTTTACGGTCTCGGGAAAATTGTCGAGCCGGAGAAGGAATGTAAGTGTTTCTTCCTGCCTAAATGCACTAACAAGGATTACTTCTGCCTGGATCACCTGTCGCCGCAAAAAGTCCTTCAGGCTGTTTCGGAGGTGTGGGAGTCACAGCCCGCGGTGCCTTCCGCGAAATGA
- a CDS encoding glycosyltransferase, which yields MRIVIISTAYPLRGGIAHYVALLYKHLSLRHKVSVVTFKRQYPRFLFPGKSQEEAGEDAYKVPAVQIIDTLNPLTWFKAGRVAARFQPDLVIFKYWMPFFAPAFGVAARVAKRRTGCKVLLICDNVLPHEKTPVDKVLTRWFFKIADYFIVQSKAVERDLLALAKHPKYRFVPHPVYEIFGKPIDRDEARRQLGIAENEKIALFFGYIRKYKGLNVLLDATRKALEKIRYKLLVVGEFYDDETAYRNQIGSLKLNEEVIVVGDYVPNEKVAVYFSAADVVILPYINATQSGIAQIAYNFDRPVITTDVGGLAEIVLDGVTGLVVKPASADDLANGIVRFFREDLGSRFSAGVREQKKKFSWDNLVGAIEDLAERSN from the coding sequence ATGAGAATTGTAATAATAAGTACTGCTTACCCGCTGCGCGGTGGAATCGCACATTATGTCGCGCTGCTTTATAAACATCTTTCGCTCCGGCATAAAGTCTCAGTCGTGACGTTTAAGAGGCAGTACCCCCGTTTTCTTTTTCCAGGAAAATCCCAGGAGGAAGCCGGAGAAGACGCTTACAAGGTTCCTGCGGTCCAGATCATTGACACACTTAATCCGCTGACCTGGTTTAAGGCGGGGCGCGTCGCGGCCAGGTTTCAGCCCGACCTTGTGATATTCAAATACTGGATGCCGTTCTTCGCGCCGGCGTTCGGCGTGGCGGCAAGAGTTGCAAAGAGGAGAACCGGATGCAAAGTCCTTTTGATTTGCGACAACGTTCTCCCTCATGAGAAAACGCCGGTTGACAAAGTTCTCACTCGATGGTTCTTTAAAATCGCCGACTATTTCATTGTGCAGTCAAAGGCGGTGGAGAGGGACCTGCTTGCGTTGGCAAAGCATCCCAAATACAGATTTGTCCCTCATCCGGTTTATGAAATATTTGGCAAGCCGATCGACAGAGACGAAGCAAGAAGACAACTTGGAATTGCTGAGAATGAAAAGATTGCACTCTTTTTTGGATACATCAGGAAATACAAGGGGTTGAACGTACTTCTGGACGCCACGCGCAAGGCTTTGGAAAAGATCAGGTATAAATTGCTTGTGGTTGGAGAATTTTACGACGATGAGACCGCTTATCGAAATCAAATCGGGAGCTTAAAATTAAATGAAGAGGTCATTGTGGTCGGCGATTATGTCCCGAATGAGAAAGTGGCGGTCTATTTCTCGGCGGCCGACGTAGTCATCCTTCCTTACATCAATGCCACTCAAAGCGGGATCGCGCAAATCGCATATAACTTTGACAGGCCGGTCATCACGACGGATGTCGGCGGACTGGCGGAAATAGTTCTCGACGGAGTCACCGGACTTGTCGTCAAGCCCGCGTCGGCGGACGATCTCGCGAACGGAATCGTCAGGTTCTTTCGAGAGGATCTCGGCTCAAGGTTTTCAGCAGGCGTGCGCGAACAGAAGAAAAAATTTTCATGGGATAATCTTGTGGGTGCCATCGAAGACCTCGCGGAAAGAAGCAATTGA